TCTCGAATGCCAGCAGCACTTTCCCGACGGAGAACTATCGCGGCCTTCTGCGCAGCACCAGCGGGATGAGCATTGGCGCCCGGCAGGCTGGAAGCGGCGCGTTTAACAACCAGTTTGCCGGCTACATGCAGGACGTTGCTGTTTACAATTATGCGCTCTCGCCGGCACAGGTGCTCAATCACTTCAATGCTGCGGCCAATCGCCCGCCCGTGTTCGCAAACGATTTAATCCTCAGGCCTGCTGCCAGCGCGGGCCGGACTTATGTGTCGACCATCAACACCGAGGCAGCCGATCCCAACGGCGACCCCCTCACGTTTGCAAAAGTCAGCGGCCCAGCGTGGCTGGCTGTCGGAACGACTGGCACGCTTTCCGGCACGCCTGCGAACGAGAATGCAAACACGAACGTGTTCGTCGTGAGCGCGCGGGATTCAGCCGGGCTTTCCAATACGGCGACATTGACCATTCATGTGAACGCCAGCCCGACGTTCACGCGGAATCCATTCCGTCTGCCGGATCTCCTCGCCGGCCAATCGCTTGCGGCTGATATCAGCACCAATGTCACGGATCTGAATGGCGATCTTGATTTCGCTTTTGAGAAGCTCAGTGGTTCGGCGTGGGTGGAAGTTGCCGCGAATGGCACGGTGTCCGGGACTCCCTTGCCTGGCGACATGGGAACGAACTCGGTTGTGGTTAGTGTTACGGATCCGAGCGGATTGTCCGATAGCGCTCTGATGACTGTTTACGTGTCGGGGCCGATGTCGACCCCTGTGCAAGTTTTCCTCTCGAAGGAAGAAAACGATCTATTGCTGACCTGGACTGGCGGGACGCCGCCGTATCACGTCGAGGCAAACACAGATTTATACGGCACGAACTGGACTTCGATCGGGGTGTTTCCCGCAGAGACGTCCCTGATGATAACTCCGACGAACGCCGCGACTTTTTATCGGGTCATCGGCAACTAACGCATTCACTTGCGAAGGTCACGCGGACCGTTGCATTTCGTCAGTTCGAGCCGGAATCATTTTCCCGATTCGAGAAAGCTGCAAACCTGGAGCCATTCGCGGAATCGATCGACCCATTGGTTCACAGGCCGTGTGTTGTTCGTCCGAAACCCGAAGCCGTGCCCCACGCCACTATAGATATGCAATTCAGCCGGTCGTTTCGCCTGTTTGAACTTCAGGTAGATAGTGGCAAGGCCCTCCGAAATGTCGGGACGATCATCGTATCCGCATACGAGGAACGCGGCGGGAGAGTTTGTCGATGGTTCCATCCGTTGCAAGCGGCCGGGATAGATGAGCGCCTGAAAATCGGGACGGCACGTCTCGCGGTCGATCAGGTCGTCAGCGTCCAGGTTCCCGGCATCGAAGGATTGTGCCGAGAGGAACGCTACTTCGCCTCCGGCGGAAAAGCCCATCACCCCGACAGACCGCGTGTTGATTCGCCAGTCGGACGCGCGGCTGCGGACGTAACGAACGGCACGCTGCATGTCGCGAAGGGCGTGTTGATCGACTGAGTACGTCGAATTGGTTTCGCGAGCGAGGCGGTATTTGAGCACGAACGCGGCGATGCCGGCTTCGCTGAGTCGTCGCGCGACAAAGTGGCCTTCATGGTCGGCCCACAATTCGCGATGGCCACCGCCCGGTGCAACGATCACTGCGCATCCAGTCGCTTTGCCAGACTCAGGCAGATATGGTGTGATGCTGGGCTTGTGGATGGTTGAGAGAACGCGTTCGCCATTGTCAACGACTCGAACCGTCACTTCCTCGAGTTTGCCTTCTGAACCTGGCGCGCCATTGGGCCATAGAAAAATCTCTGCTGATGGTTCGGACGCAAACGCAGGGACCGCAATGGTCCAGCAGACAGTGGCAAGTGCGATCCAGTGGAAGAGGGGAGGTTTTATGCGCATACGATAATTGGGAGCAGGGGACTGCGGCGTTCTAGCGAACAGGCATCCGTTTGGCAAGGAAAGGCCGAAGGTCTGTGCGCTCGACGCAATGTAGTCTCTGAAGGATGCTTAACGGCGAGGTGCGACATGCCTGCATTTTTCGCCCTGTCGTCACAGTCCGCGCGCGACGGTCCAGACACACACATCCGCCGCCCCGGCTTTGCGCAGGATCCCGGCGCACGCGCTCGTGGTCGCCCCTGTGGTAAAGACATCGTCGATGAGAACAATGCGTTCACGATTCAGCCGCACGCCCTTGCGAATGATGAAAGCGCCCTTAACATTCTCCGCCCGCTGCTCCCGCGTAAGTTTCGTTTGGGTGAA
This is a stretch of genomic DNA from Verrucomicrobiia bacterium. It encodes these proteins:
- a CDS encoding alpha/beta hydrolase, which translates into the protein MRIKPPLFHWIALATVCWTIAVPAFASEPSAEIFLWPNGAPGSEGKLEEVTVRVVDNGERVLSTIHKPSITPYLPESGKATGCAVIVAPGGGHRELWADHEGHFVARRLSEAGIAAFVLKYRLARETNSTYSVDQHALRDMQRAVRYVRSRASDWRINTRSVGVMGFSAGGEVAFLSAQSFDAGNLDADDLIDRETCRPDFQALIYPGRLQRMEPSTNSPAAFLVCGYDDRPDISEGLATIYLKFKQAKRPAELHIYSGVGHGFGFRTNNTRPVNQWVDRFREWLQVCSFLESGK